A DNA window from uncultured Methanoregula sp. contains the following coding sequences:
- a CDS encoding L-lactate permease yields the protein MDLVFQFFLAILPILVIFIGLVVLRWSGTLMGVFGWLLSVVVAILFFQTSPEIALYASWAGVLSSFGISLMVFFTILQVTMMDVTGAIGRITAYIKSIAAERYEQIMILNVGFGSFLVSIGATPVTMLPPIMLALGFSPIAAIALPCLGYDPLTSFSLLAVPITIPAAAFGFDAKALGCSVALFLPVISTGIALGMLWVADGLDGVKKGFSTAVIAGLTLGLSAIVFVTLLPASAIGLVGVFSGLVTIGVLFLLRALRKKAVIPAPSPVQSDNTSGMPLWKAAFPWILLVIFAVLISIPVIQSGLYNFLGPLQKIPVVANKIIDLKLLNQAYFWVLISTIIAAPLLVRTRDEGKKILSLWLCRAWAPTLAAMVFFAIAYVMDWSGQSVINGTLGFLPGADAFNMNAVIGLSLALFFGIGFPLISPMLGLLGAFISGSEASSNVMFYGILHKSSEVLDLNFIQVYAAHAVAGGVASGVAVAKIVNAAAVIDKLGLEGEVIRKVAPVAIVLTFLTGVMLCVMLVI from the coding sequence GTGGATCTTGTTTTTCAGTTTTTTCTTGCCATTTTGCCCATACTTGTGATCTTTATCGGCCTTGTCGTCCTGCGATGGTCCGGCACGCTGATGGGCGTTTTCGGGTGGCTGCTCTCGGTTGTCGTTGCCATCCTCTTCTTCCAGACCTCACCGGAAATCGCTCTCTATGCTTCCTGGGCAGGAGTGCTTTCATCTTTTGGTATCTCGCTGATGGTCTTTTTCACCATCCTTCAGGTCACCATGATGGATGTCACCGGTGCGATTGGCCGGATTACTGCGTATATCAAATCCATAGCTGCCGAGCGCTACGAGCAGATCATGATCCTGAACGTGGGTTTCGGTTCTTTCCTGGTATCTATCGGGGCTACACCGGTAACAATGCTTCCCCCCATCATGCTCGCGCTCGGCTTCTCTCCGATTGCAGCCATTGCACTTCCCTGTCTTGGGTACGACCCGCTCACCTCCTTCTCGCTCCTTGCCGTGCCTATCACCATTCCGGCAGCTGCTTTCGGATTCGATGCGAAAGCGCTCGGCTGCAGCGTTGCGCTCTTCCTGCCGGTCATCTCGACCGGCATTGCCCTTGGCATGCTCTGGGTTGCGGATGGCCTTGACGGGGTGAAGAAAGGTTTTTCCACAGCGGTCATTGCAGGGCTGACGCTTGGTCTCTCCGCAATCGTCTTTGTCACACTTCTGCCGGCCTCGGCCATTGGTCTTGTTGGGGTGTTCTCGGGTCTTGTGACGATTGGTGTACTCTTCCTCCTGCGAGCCCTTCGTAAAAAGGCGGTGATCCCGGCACCCTCTCCGGTGCAATCGGACAATACTTCCGGCATGCCCCTCTGGAAAGCTGCTTTTCCCTGGATACTGCTCGTTATCTTCGCGGTTCTCATCAGCATTCCCGTCATCCAGTCAGGGTTGTACAATTTCCTTGGACCCCTCCAGAAGATCCCGGTTGTTGCCAACAAAATTATTGATCTCAAACTCCTGAACCAGGCCTACTTCTGGGTGCTCATCAGCACCATCATCGCCGCACCGCTGCTGGTCCGGACCCGCGATGAAGGAAAGAAGATCCTCTCGCTCTGGCTTTGCCGGGCCTGGGCCCCGACCCTCGCTGCCATGGTCTTCTTTGCCATCGCGTATGTCATGGACTGGTCCGGCCAGTCCGTGATCAACGGGACGCTCGGATTCCTGCCGGGTGCCGATGCTTTCAACATGAACGCTGTGATCGGCCTTTCTCTCGCTCTCTTTTTCGGGATCGGATTCCCTCTCATCAGCCCGATGCTCGGCCTTCTTGGGGCTTTCATCTCCGGCAGCGAAGCCTCCTCCAACGTGATGTTTTACGGGATCCTCCACAAGTCTTCCGAGGTCCTTGACCTGAATTTCATCCAGGTATATGCGGCCCATGCGGTTGCCGGCGGGGTTGCGTCCGGTGTCGCGGTTGCAAAAATTGTCAACGCCGCAGCGGTCATCGACAAACTGGGACTGGAGGGAGAAGTTATCCGGAAAGTTGCACCGGTTGCAATAGTCCTGACATTCCTGACCGGAGTGATGCTCTGCGTGATGCTGGTAATCTGA
- a CDS encoding sodium:solute symporter family protein, which translates to MAVDMITVIVVGLYFLAMLGIGFWASKKIKNTEDYLVAGRQLGFWVFVLLMIGTVCSGMSLLGVAGLGYKAGWPTIWEQIFVPLSIGICIIFFGVKLHNVAKTAGYITVQDYLAHRYQSPTALRTLSAVAGIIVSLIYLVGQYTAISMVLIWLFGIPLWLALVIATLVTMAYTAIGGLYAVAWASLVQSITLIIGVLVMAPIIIWKAGGFTQVNEFIASVNPNLVMPWNPVGAFAPGYVVSFALLLGLGLACAPHVINNVLSIKDVKYFKWSPLIAFLIYGVVIFLLKFAGFAGLALVKGGEIAARTGVANPTDYVILDALQASLPTVALWAIFAVIVLAAVMSTTDRLMLTIGAMFSWDIYKKVLKPDADDKSVLLLSKIVVVVSAIGTMILAINPPEMLAILIWMGIGTMLATFAVPLLAGLYWRGATREGALASMTLGLIASLAFGFLNYFKIKALGIDFAAIPLHFSAYAFVVSLLAMVIVSLLTKKTEGKILDETQTGWYISRQ; encoded by the coding sequence ATGGCCGTTGATATGATCACGGTAATTGTCGTAGGGCTCTATTTCCTTGCTATGCTCGGCATAGGGTTCTGGGCAAGTAAAAAGATCAAGAACACGGAAGACTACCTGGTTGCCGGCCGGCAGCTCGGGTTCTGGGTCTTTGTTCTTCTGATGATAGGTACGGTCTGCTCGGGCATGTCGCTCCTTGGTGTGGCGGGCCTGGGGTACAAAGCCGGGTGGCCCACAATCTGGGAGCAGATCTTTGTCCCGCTCTCGATTGGCATCTGCATCATCTTCTTTGGAGTCAAGCTCCACAATGTTGCAAAGACTGCAGGGTACATCACGGTGCAGGATTATCTTGCCCACCGGTACCAGAGCCCGACTGCGCTGCGGACACTCTCTGCTGTCGCTGGAATCATCGTCTCGCTCATCTATCTTGTCGGGCAATATACCGCAATCTCGATGGTACTCATCTGGCTTTTCGGTATCCCGCTCTGGCTGGCGCTCGTGATAGCTACGCTCGTCACCATGGCCTACACGGCGATTGGCGGCCTGTATGCAGTGGCCTGGGCATCCCTTGTCCAGTCGATTACGCTGATCATCGGTGTACTGGTGATGGCCCCCATCATTATCTGGAAAGCCGGCGGATTCACGCAGGTCAATGAATTCATCGCATCGGTCAACCCGAACCTGGTCATGCCATGGAACCCGGTCGGGGCATTTGCTCCGGGTTACGTGGTATCCTTTGCGCTCCTCCTCGGTCTCGGGCTTGCCTGCGCCCCGCATGTCATCAACAACGTGCTGTCGATCAAGGATGTGAAGTACTTCAAGTGGTCGCCGCTGATTGCATTCCTCATCTACGGTGTGGTCATCTTCCTCCTGAAATTCGCCGGCTTTGCCGGTCTTGCCCTGGTCAAGGGCGGCGAGATTGCCGCACGGACCGGTGTCGCGAACCCGACCGATTATGTTATTCTCGATGCCCTCCAGGCTTCACTCCCAACCGTGGCACTCTGGGCAATCTTTGCCGTGATCGTGCTTGCCGCAGTCATGTCCACGACCGACCGGCTCATGCTGACCATAGGGGCCATGTTCTCCTGGGATATCTACAAGAAAGTCTTGAAACCGGATGCGGATGACAAAAGCGTTCTCCTCCTCTCCAAGATAGTCGTCGTTGTCTCGGCCATCGGCACCATGATCCTTGCTATCAACCCGCCCGAGATGCTCGCAATCCTGATCTGGATGGGTATCGGGACCATGCTTGCCACGTTTGCAGTCCCGCTCCTCGCCGGCCTGTACTGGCGCGGTGCAACCCGGGAGGGCGCTCTTGCCAGCATGACGCTTGGCCTAATCGCTTCTCTCGCTTTCGGGTTCCTCAACTACTTCAAGATCAAGGCACTGGGCATCGACTTTGCAGCAATCCCGCTCCACTTCTCAGCATATGCATTCGTCGTCTCACTCCTCGCCATGGTAATCGTGAGCCTGCTCACGAAAAAGACTGAGGGAAAAATCCTGGACGAGACCCAGACCGGCTGGTACATCTCCCGCCAGTAA
- a CDS encoding ROK family protein, whose product MAPYDTPANTRTAIAVDLGATNLRVGLVSDTGQVEELGRSEIPRNPADAGIITDRIIRTIRSLVRDRDLHSFAGIGIGAAGPVDKSRTAILHPPNIPLDSIPLTGPIAAEFDLPVHLVNDCAAGLLGEAYFGAGKAEKINNMVYVTISTGIGAGIIANGRIISGRDGNAGEIGHLFVDSEYNLTCGCGGKGHWEGYASGRFLPRFYQEWQKMKGIDPGDFPPCSAGAIFASIRESNDPAGNAFIRELGRINARGISDIIVAYDPDMIVLDGSVVQKNPDLILPPIEEYTDRYLRRPRLVVSSLGGSAPLLGASVIARGYDTRFGLLE is encoded by the coding sequence ATGGCGCCCTATGACACTCCCGCAAATACCAGGACCGCAATTGCCGTTGACCTGGGGGCAACCAATCTCCGGGTCGGGCTCGTATCCGATACCGGACAGGTTGAAGAACTGGGCAGATCTGAAATTCCCCGCAATCCCGCAGACGCCGGGATCATAACCGATCGGATAATAAGAACAATCCGTTCCCTGGTCCGTGACCGGGATCTCCACTCATTTGCCGGAATAGGCATCGGTGCAGCCGGGCCGGTGGACAAATCCCGCACCGCGATCCTGCATCCCCCTAATATCCCCCTTGATAGCATCCCCCTTACAGGACCCATTGCTGCAGAATTCGATCTTCCCGTCCACCTTGTCAATGACTGCGCCGCAGGCCTTCTGGGAGAAGCATATTTCGGGGCAGGGAAAGCAGAAAAGATAAACAACATGGTGTACGTGACCATCTCAACGGGTATCGGGGCCGGTATCATTGCAAACGGAAGGATCATATCGGGACGTGACGGGAATGCCGGGGAGATCGGCCACCTTTTTGTCGATAGTGAATACAACCTTACCTGCGGATGCGGGGGAAAAGGACACTGGGAAGGATATGCTTCCGGCCGGTTTCTCCCCAGGTTCTACCAGGAATGGCAGAAAATGAAGGGAATTGATCCTGGGGATTTCCCGCCATGTTCTGCCGGGGCCATCTTTGCCAGCATACGGGAGAGCAACGACCCGGCCGGGAATGCGTTCATCCGGGAACTCGGGAGGATCAATGCCCGGGGAATTTCTGACATTATCGTTGCCTATGATCCGGACATGATTGTTCTCGATGGATCCGTTGTCCAGAAGAACCCGGACCTGATCCTCCCGCCAATCGAAGAGTATACGGACCGGTACTTGCGAAGACCGCGCCTGGTCGTGAGCAGCCTTGGGGGTTCTGCCCCGCTCCTTGGTGCATCGGTTATTGCCCGGGGATACGATACCCGGTTCGGGCTGCTGGAATAA
- a CDS encoding FAD-dependent oxidoreductase yields the protein MKTAILGGGLTGLTLARLLHERGDDVVVLEAETETGGLCRSRTSNGFTFDIGGSHIIFSRDTEVLSFMRRMIEENEQRNNRHTKIFYKGQYVKYPFENGLYQLPDEDRLACTFGFIRNLIAVEKGEVPLPKNFKEWIYYTFGDGIAECYLVPYNEKIWKYKTEEMSHHWVDGRIPRPPVEDIIKSAIGIETEGYTHQAVFSYPLDGGIEALVKAIGHAVEPFIRTGFRVSSVRKSGRLWEISNGKETITADRIISTIPVQHLLPCLDNVPSRVTEACRSLKYNSLICVNVGYKADVPEISWLYLPDPALGKTNRISFPSSYSRHVAPDGHSAVLAEITHQPGDEVSVMTDAEITDEVVSMLQTMGIGKRDDVVFTSVERQPFAYVVYDLDYQENIAIVKEYCQSRSIPLVGRFSQFEYLNMDGCIRSVMDFVAANPKKEQ from the coding sequence GTGAAGACGGCAATTCTTGGAGGCGGACTTACCGGCCTGACTCTTGCCCGGCTCCTGCATGAACGGGGCGATGACGTTGTAGTGCTGGAGGCAGAGACAGAGACGGGAGGGCTCTGCAGGTCAAGAACCAGTAACGGGTTTACGTTTGATATCGGGGGTTCCCACATCATCTTTTCCCGGGATACCGAAGTCCTTTCGTTCATGCGGCGGATGATTGAAGAGAACGAGCAAAGGAACAACCGGCACACGAAGATCTTTTACAAAGGTCAGTATGTCAAGTACCCGTTCGAGAACGGCCTGTATCAGTTACCAGATGAAGACCGCCTGGCCTGCACATTCGGTTTCATCCGGAATCTTATTGCAGTCGAGAAAGGCGAAGTCCCCCTCCCGAAAAATTTCAAAGAATGGATCTATTACACGTTCGGCGACGGCATAGCCGAATGCTATCTCGTGCCCTATAACGAGAAGATCTGGAAATACAAAACTGAGGAGATGTCGCATCACTGGGTTGACGGCCGGATCCCCCGGCCGCCGGTCGAGGACATCATCAAGTCCGCCATCGGGATCGAGACCGAGGGCTATACCCACCAGGCCGTCTTTTCCTACCCGCTTGACGGCGGGATAGAGGCACTGGTAAAAGCCATTGGCCACGCGGTAGAACCGTTCATCCGCACCGGGTTCCGGGTGAGCTCCGTGAGAAAATCCGGCAGATTATGGGAGATCAGCAACGGGAAAGAGACGATCACTGCTGACCGCATTATCTCCACAATCCCGGTCCAGCACCTTCTCCCCTGCCTTGATAACGTACCCTCCCGTGTAACGGAAGCCTGCCGGTCGCTGAAATACAATTCGCTTATCTGCGTGAATGTCGGGTATAAAGCAGATGTTCCGGAGATCTCCTGGCTGTACCTGCCGGACCCTGCACTCGGCAAGACCAACCGGATCTCGTTTCCCTCGAGTTACAGCAGGCATGTTGCCCCGGACGGGCACAGCGCCGTACTTGCCGAGATCACCCACCAGCCGGGAGACGAAGTATCCGTCATGACGGATGCAGAGATAACCGACGAGGTGGTAAGCATGCTCCAGACTATGGGTATCGGCAAGCGGGATGATGTGGTCTTCACTTCCGTTGAGCGCCAGCCGTTTGCTTATGTTGTCTATGACCTGGATTACCAGGAAAATATCGCAATTGTCAAAGAGTACTGCCAGTCCCGGAGCATCCCGCTCGTTGGCCGGTTCTCCCAGTTCGAGTACCTCAACATGGACGGCTGCATCCGCAGTGTGATGGATTTTGTTGCTGCAAATCCGAAAAAAGAGCAATAA
- a CDS encoding glycosyltransferase has translation MISVVIPTFNEEENIAQCLVSLCHQTIPRNEYEIIVVDGGSKDATCEIARKYADKVFTQTSKKVGGARNDGVKEAKGDIIATTDADCILPRDWIQRIGEDFKNPAAVQLYGPVYPIEEGFGNKFSLFLANTFSRIGYYSRTFYYTLGCNTAFRKDAFERAGMYRCIDAGDDLEIAMRLKDIGKIRFDGKLRVGFSMRRYQKFGTFQSIYEWIYIVADGGENDKYSYTQKEYK, from the coding sequence ATGATCTCGGTCGTCATCCCCACCTTTAATGAAGAAGAAAATATCGCCCAGTGTCTGGTCTCGCTCTGCCACCAGACCATCCCAAGGAACGAGTACGAGATCATTGTCGTGGATGGCGGATCCAAGGATGCCACCTGCGAGATTGCCAGAAAGTATGCCGACAAGGTCTTTACCCAGACGAGCAAGAAAGTCGGAGGCGCCCGGAACGACGGCGTTAAAGAGGCAAAAGGGGATATCATCGCAACAACCGATGCCGACTGCATCCTCCCGCGGGACTGGATACAGCGGATCGGAGAGGATTTTAAAAACCCTGCAGCGGTCCAGCTCTACGGCCCGGTGTACCCCATTGAAGAAGGATTTGGCAATAAGTTCTCTCTTTTCCTGGCCAACACGTTCTCCCGCATCGGGTACTACAGCCGCACGTTCTATTACACGCTCGGGTGCAACACCGCATTCAGGAAAGATGCTTTTGAGAGAGCCGGCATGTACCGCTGCATCGATGCCGGGGACGACCTTGAGATCGCCATGCGGCTCAAGGATATCGGGAAGATCCGGTTCGATGGCAAACTCCGGGTGGGCTTCTCGATGCGGCGGTACCAGAAGTTCGGGACATTCCAGTCCATCTATGAATGGATCTACATAGTTGCCGATGGCGGGGAGAACGACAAATACTCGTATACCCAGAAAGAATACAAGTGA
- a CDS encoding PaaI family thioesterase, with amino-acid sequence MPESNKAAEEIIADNIAAFNESDFARLLNMNIITAHDGYAEVEMDCTGKTNPHGVAHGGAIFSVADHAFGIAANCAGTDRVAVSVHIQYIAPAKGRLVAKARKVADNGKYSTFRILVYDSDRLVADFEGVSLQVNPRVNGRV; translated from the coding sequence ATGCCAGAGTCCAATAAAGCCGCAGAGGAAATTATTGCAGACAATATCGCTGCATTCAACGAGAGCGACTTTGCCCGGCTTCTCAACATGAATATCATAACAGCACATGACGGATATGCGGAAGTTGAGATGGACTGCACGGGGAAGACGAACCCGCACGGCGTGGCCCATGGGGGTGCGATCTTCTCTGTTGCCGACCATGCGTTCGGGATTGCAGCCAACTGTGCCGGAACAGACCGGGTGGCAGTCTCGGTCCATATCCAGTACATTGCCCCGGCAAAAGGCAGACTGGTTGCAAAAGCGAGAAAAGTCGCCGACAACGGTAAATATTCCACATTCCGGATCCTCGTGTACGATAGTGACCGGCTCGTTGCCGATTTCGAAGGCGTCTCGCTGCAGGTAAACCCGCGGGTGAACGGCAGGGTCTAA
- a CDS encoding DUF2148 domain-containing protein produces the protein MTEVKRAVLAVADLMALAARTAPKGKGVDTLVLKVLSGKDLGVLSSRMEKIGREKNIGFFLRDAKNMAASDACLLVGAAGNNAVGVNCGACGYATCAELEDVCRKRTRAPGSYAGPNCAVRMADLGIAVGSAVKTAQIHNVDNRIMYSGGVSAVDMGLLGEECTVAYAIPLSATGKNIFFDRVSGK, from the coding sequence ATGACAGAAGTAAAACGTGCAGTCCTCGCGGTGGCCGACTTAATGGCACTTGCGGCCCGGACAGCCCCCAAGGGAAAGGGTGTTGATACACTGGTCCTGAAAGTTCTTTCCGGAAAAGACCTTGGAGTGCTCTCTTCCCGCATGGAGAAAATTGGCAGGGAAAAGAATATCGGGTTCTTTCTGCGGGATGCAAAGAATATGGCCGCATCGGATGCCTGCCTCCTGGTCGGGGCGGCCGGGAATAATGCGGTTGGTGTGAACTGCGGCGCCTGCGGGTACGCAACCTGTGCCGAACTGGAAGATGTATGCCGCAAAAGAACACGTGCACCAGGCAGTTATGCCGGGCCCAATTGTGCAGTCCGTATGGCGGATCTCGGGATCGCGGTCGGTTCAGCAGTGAAAACTGCCCAGATTCACAATGTGGACAACCGAATCATGTACTCCGGAGGGGTCTCTGCCGTGGATATGGGTCTCCTGGGAGAGGAATGCACGGTTGCGTATGCCATCCCGCTCTCTGCAACCGGGAAGAATATCTTCTTCGATCGCGTTTCAGGGAAATAA
- a CDS encoding cation:proton antiporter, producing MDVILAVVCLGILTILLLYAGQRFRIPSIVSFLVIGILAGPYALGIVQDQSTIETIGEIGVILLLFTIGLEFSFDKLLGAWRIVVLGGALQVLTTIVAASALMYLARGLQFQEAVFFGFLVSLSSTAIVMKILQERGDVETVPGRTLLGILIFQDLAIIPMILLTPVMMGSSSLTASSLPYEIGKVLLIFVILIVSARWIVPFALRNVTSLKSRELFIFTIAGICFAVAWLTNMAGLSYSLGAFVAGLIIGESEFSIDAVSNIIPFRDVFAAIFFMSIGMLLDTSVLLSNYEIIVTLIVIIIGVKVLTGSFSALVLGMPVRVAVFVGLALAQIGEFSFVLAKSAVGSKLIGTGPYQFFLAGAIITMAMTPFLMSTAPPLTGLLYRFFPSFCGRHEKVLPETAKQEKLSNHIVIVGYGMTGKSVALAAELSGIPFTAIDLDPEVVEREHVAGNRKNIIFGDAVHREILEHAGIREARALVIVIPEENVVPGIIHLAREISPDLYIIVRTRHVSGVRGLLDVGADEVIPEEFEASVSIFACVLAKYALTGKEIDNLTKRIRAGGYRQFNRATAPGLSAAGQLTDESGGVRIHTVSVAPDSPAAGKTLRELDATARYGVGILAIRRRDATITSLPSELMLEPGDLLVLNATDEAFKKFHVVVLTKSPADEPGPT from the coding sequence ATGGACGTAATATTAGCTGTTGTCTGCCTTGGGATTCTCACTATTCTCCTCCTGTACGCCGGGCAGCGTTTCCGGATCCCCAGTATTGTAAGCTTTCTTGTTATCGGTATTCTGGCAGGGCCCTATGCACTTGGGATCGTGCAGGACCAGTCCACGATAGAGACCATCGGGGAGATTGGCGTCATCCTCCTGCTCTTCACCATCGGACTTGAGTTCTCATTCGACAAACTTCTCGGGGCCTGGCGGATCGTTGTACTTGGCGGGGCCCTTCAGGTGCTGACTACCATTGTCGCGGCATCTGCCCTGATGTATCTGGCCCGGGGTCTCCAGTTCCAGGAAGCCGTCTTTTTCGGGTTCCTTGTCTCGCTCTCCAGCACGGCAATCGTGATGAAGATTCTCCAGGAACGCGGGGATGTCGAGACCGTACCGGGAAGAACGCTTCTCGGGATTCTGATATTCCAGGACCTTGCCATCATCCCGATGATCCTGCTAACCCCGGTCATGATGGGAAGCAGCAGCCTGACTGCATCCTCGCTCCCCTATGAGATCGGAAAAGTGCTCCTGATTTTTGTAATCCTGATTGTGTCCGCCCGCTGGATAGTACCTTTCGCTCTTCGCAACGTGACTTCATTAAAAAGTCGGGAACTTTTCATCTTCACGATTGCCGGTATCTGTTTTGCGGTTGCATGGCTGACGAACATGGCAGGTCTCTCCTACTCCCTTGGGGCATTTGTTGCCGGGCTCATCATCGGGGAATCCGAGTTCAGCATCGACGCGGTCAGCAATATCATCCCGTTCCGCGATGTGTTCGCTGCAATTTTTTTCATGTCGATCGGCATGCTGCTTGACACCTCCGTTCTCCTGTCGAATTACGAGATCATTGTAACCCTTATTGTGATAATCATCGGTGTCAAGGTGCTGACCGGCTCCTTTTCGGCGCTCGTGCTCGGCATGCCGGTCCGGGTGGCGGTGTTTGTGGGTCTTGCGCTCGCTCAGATCGGGGAGTTCTCCTTTGTCCTTGCAAAAAGTGCGGTAGGATCCAAGCTGATCGGGACCGGGCCATACCAGTTCTTCCTTGCAGGGGCTATCATAACCATGGCCATGACCCCGTTCCTGATGAGTACGGCTCCCCCACTGACAGGTCTGTTGTACCGCTTCTTTCCGTCATTCTGCGGAAGGCATGAGAAGGTACTCCCAGAAACTGCCAAACAGGAAAAATTGTCCAATCATATCGTGATTGTCGGCTATGGCATGACCGGCAAGAGTGTTGCCCTTGCTGCAGAACTCTCCGGCATACCTTTTACCGCTATCGATCTTGACCCTGAAGTTGTTGAACGGGAACATGTTGCGGGAAACCGGAAAAATATCATCTTTGGGGATGCTGTTCACCGGGAGATCCTGGAACATGCCGGGATTCGCGAGGCCCGGGCGCTTGTCATTGTTATCCCGGAAGAGAATGTTGTTCCGGGAATAATCCATCTTGCGCGGGAGATCTCCCCGGATCTTTACATAATTGTCCGGACCCGGCATGTGAGCGGTGTCCGGGGGCTTCTGGATGTCGGGGCCGATGAGGTAATACCGGAGGAGTTTGAGGCCTCGGTGAGTATCTTTGCCTGCGTGCTGGCAAAATATGCCCTGACGGGAAAGGAGATTGATAACCTCACAAAAAGGATCCGGGCCGGAGGTTACCGGCAGTTCAACCGGGCGACCGCCCCGGGTCTCTCTGCTGCAGGGCAGTTAACCGATGAATCAGGGGGTGTCCGCATTCATACCGTATCGGTTGCTCCCGATTCACCGGCCGCAGGAAAAACCCTGCGTGAACTGGATGCCACAGCCCGGTATGGTGTGGGGATACTTGCTATCCGGCGCAGGGATGCAACGATCACATCACTTCCTTCGGAACTCATGCTGGAACCGGGCGACCTGCTCGTCCTGAACGCAACTGATGAAGCGTTCAAAAAATTCCATGTTGTTGTTCTCACAAAGAGCCCTGCAGATGAACCCGGCCCGACATGA
- a CDS encoding GHMP kinase, with the protein MPIMKIRGGDLDLVEYDFKTFAPGKDLKTLGLEKGTFTLEPVTGTVHVKAPARIHLTVLDMNRFAPDHPGGGGIGFAIRCYCTAEVTCTKKGIEIDYNRAVIVENFVAVFKKAVGYRGGFRIRVTDHEYKHVGLGSTSTVMIAVATALNEAVGSPLSNEQLRKLIGHNYVEETADGSIAFGFETGVGPAASTFGGMAVMGDELTLVYHHSFAEKKNVYIIIPPTTISSAGTQEFDLLMNRARTLDYRDRELKAYLFVMDLIPALEEDNLPKIGNVIWEIEFRGSKRAEVEHHTFEIYHYMSILREAGLEFVGMSSVGPSIAVVTDLDKKQLEKILKPHGLKIAIATGVDNQGLVIARQP; encoded by the coding sequence ATGCCGATCATGAAGATCCGCGGAGGGGATCTTGACCTCGTGGAATACGATTTCAAGACCTTCGCACCCGGAAAAGACTTGAAAACACTCGGGCTTGAGAAAGGGACATTCACTCTTGAACCGGTGACTGGAACAGTCCATGTAAAAGCCCCCGCCCGAATCCATCTCACGGTCCTCGACATGAACCGTTTTGCTCCGGACCACCCCGGAGGGGGAGGTATCGGGTTTGCCATCAGGTGCTATTGCACTGCGGAAGTTACCTGTACAAAAAAAGGCATCGAGATCGATTACAACCGTGCAGTGATCGTGGAGAACTTTGTCGCGGTCTTCAAAAAGGCGGTGGGATACCGGGGGGGGTTCCGGATCCGGGTGACCGATCACGAATACAAGCATGTCGGACTCGGATCAACGAGCACCGTGATGATTGCAGTTGCAACCGCCCTCAATGAAGCCGTGGGCTCCCCGCTCTCCAATGAACAGCTCCGCAAGCTGATCGGCCACAATTACGTTGAGGAGACAGCCGACGGTTCCATTGCCTTTGGATTTGAAACTGGAGTGGGCCCGGCAGCCAGCACGTTCGGGGGAATGGCAGTCATGGGAGACGAACTGACCCTTGTCTACCATCACTCCTTTGCTGAAAAGAAGAATGTGTACATCATCATCCCCCCCACAACAATCTCTTCGGCCGGCACCCAGGAGTTCGATCTTTTAATGAACCGGGCCCGGACGCTGGATTACCGCGACCGGGAACTCAAGGCCTATCTTTTTGTAATGGACCTGATACCAGCTCTTGAAGAGGACAATCTGCCAAAGATCGGCAATGTCATCTGGGAGATCGAGTTTCGGGGATCGAAGCGGGCAGAAGTGGAACACCACACGTTCGAAATTTACCACTACATGAGCATTCTGCGGGAGGCAGGACTCGAATTTGTCGGCATGAGTTCGGTAGGCCCGTCAATTGCGGTAGTAACGGATCTTGATAAAAAGCAGCTTGAAAAGATCTTAAAACCCCACGGGCTCAAAATCGCAATAGCGACCGGGGTCGACAACCAGGGACTGGTCATAGCCCGCCAGCCGTGA
- a CDS encoding YqhA family protein, whose amino-acid sequence MINRFLSLRYISLIAVVSLFIGAVLMFIIGALRTINSVLVLLLDKGLFSIPEHLDRGSVVSVTLVQSVDSFLFALVLLIFSMGIYNLFINSPDDVRKQNLPTWLRINSIAELKTTLLQVIIVILAVNVLEHVIIIGSDALKWETLIIPISIVCLAAALLMMHAVPTGKKAE is encoded by the coding sequence ATGATAAACCGGTTCTTATCCCTACGGTATATCAGCCTCATTGCGGTTGTTTCCCTGTTTATCGGGGCTGTCCTGATGTTCATCATAGGTGCCCTGCGAACCATTAACAGCGTCCTTGTCCTGCTGCTTGACAAGGGGCTGTTCAGTATCCCGGAACATCTCGACCGGGGCTCAGTAGTTTCCGTCACGCTGGTCCAGTCGGTGGATTCGTTCCTCTTTGCTCTTGTTCTCCTCATCTTCTCCATGGGCATTTACAATCTTTTCATCAACAGCCCGGATGATGTCAGGAAACAGAATCTTCCAACCTGGCTCCGCATCAATAGTATCGCCGAACTCAAGACAACCCTCCTCCAGGTAATTATTGTCATTCTTGCGGTAAATGTGCTCGAACACGTCATCATTATCGGATCGGATGCCCTGAAATGGGAGACCCTGATAATCCCCATCTCAATTGTCTGTCTGGCAGCAGCGCTCCTGATGATGCACGCGGTTCCCACCGGGAAAAAAGCGGAATAA